The following coding sequences lie in one Flavobacterium sediminis genomic window:
- a CDS encoding TolC family protein, translated as MKNKIRIYKYAGITCVLLALASCKLPGNITPRQENNTVPEAYAALAQDTVNSGKLQWKNYFTDPYLQALIDTALVNNQELNITLQEIEISRNEIRARKGEYLPFIGLKGGAGFEKASRYTNIGAMEATTEIEPGKEMPEPLQDYMAGAYATWEVDIWNKLHNAKKAAVSRYLSTVEGKNFMVTNLISEIADSYYELLALDNQLEVVNQNITIQTKALDIVKLLKQAARSNELAVKRFQAQVLKTQEMQFEIKQKIVETENRINFLIGRFPQHVDRSSDSFDNLVPNVVHAGLPSDLLANRPDIKQAELELAATKLDVKSAKALFYPSLGISAGIGYKAFNPSYLVKPESLMYSLAGDLVAPLINRNAIKATYFNANSKQIQAVYDYERTILKAYIEVSNQMSKIQNLESSYNLKTQEVDALTQSITISNDLFKSARADYMEVLLTQRDALEAKFDLIEIKMQQMNAMVTIYRALGGGWN; from the coding sequence ATGAAGAATAAAATAAGAATATACAAATACGCAGGTATAACCTGCGTATTGTTAGCATTAGCGTCTTGTAAGTTACCCGGTAATATAACGCCAAGACAAGAAAACAATACAGTTCCGGAAGCTTATGCTGCTCTGGCACAGGATACTGTTAATTCGGGAAAATTACAGTGGAAGAACTATTTTACAGATCCGTATTTACAAGCTTTGATCGATACTGCATTGGTAAACAATCAGGAGCTAAACATTACGTTACAAGAAATAGAGATTTCCAGAAATGAAATCAGAGCACGTAAAGGTGAGTATTTACCGTTTATCGGTCTAAAAGGAGGAGCCGGATTTGAAAAAGCATCCCGATATACGAATATTGGTGCTATGGAGGCAACAACTGAAATTGAACCCGGTAAAGAGATGCCCGAGCCGCTTCAGGATTATATGGCAGGTGCATATGCAACTTGGGAAGTAGATATCTGGAACAAGCTACACAATGCTAAAAAAGCAGCGGTTAGCCGTTATTTGTCAACCGTTGAAGGAAAGAACTTTATGGTGACCAATCTGATCTCTGAAATAGCAGATTCTTATTATGAATTATTAGCTTTAGACAATCAGTTGGAAGTAGTCAATCAAAATATTACCATTCAGACTAAAGCTTTAGATATTGTTAAACTATTGAAACAGGCAGCCCGTTCTAATGAATTGGCAGTAAAAAGATTTCAGGCTCAGGTATTAAAGACCCAAGAAATGCAGTTTGAGATCAAGCAGAAAATTGTGGAAACTGAAAACAGAATTAATTTCCTGATCGGTAGATTTCCACAACATGTTGATAGAAGTTCGGATAGTTTTGACAATTTGGTTCCTAATGTAGTACATGCAGGTTTGCCGTCTGATTTATTAGCTAATCGTCCGGATATTAAACAAGCCGAACTAGAATTGGCAGCAACAAAACTCGATGTGAAATCAGCTAAGGCATTATTTTATCCTTCATTAGGTATTTCAGCAGGAATAGGATATAAAGCATTTAATCCGAGTTATCTGGTAAAACCTGAATCTTTAATGTATTCATTAGCAGGTGATTTAGTTGCTCCTTTAATTAACCGAAATGCTATTAAAGCAACATATTTCAATGCTAATTCAAAACAAATTCAGGCGGTATATGACTATGAGAGAACAATTCTTAAGGCTTATATTGAAGTTTCTAACCAAATGTCAAAAATTCAGAATTTGGAGAGTAGTTACAACTTGAAAACTCAGGAAGTAGATGCTTTAACACAGTCAATTACGATTTCCAATGACCTGTTTAAATCAGCCAGAGCTGATTATATGGAAGTTTTGTTAACGCAAAGAGATGCTTTGGAAGCTAAATTTGACCTGATTGAAATAAAAATGCAGCAAATGAATGCTATGGTTACTATTTACAGAGCCCTTGGTGGTGGATGGAATTAA
- a CDS encoding efflux RND transporter permease subunit, translating to MFSKIIHRPVFAIVISVIIVFIGTLAIKQLPTSQFPDIAPTTVQVTIAYPGASADVLVKSSLITLENAINGVQGMRYIAADATSAGEATINVIFEPGTDPNVAVVLVKTRVDQVMPLLPELVQKEGVVVMPVQPSMLMYVNLYSTNKSMDEKFLYNYATVNMIPEINRVPGIARAKILGSRRYAMRVWLNPERMRAYDISVEEVMKALSEQSFIGRPGRIGQSSGIAAQSLEYVLTYQGQYNTPEQYENIIVKANSEGERVHLKDIASVELGSEFFDIYSNLDGHPSASIVLKQNYGSNASDVIESVKLKLEEMKKSFPPGVDYKISYDVSQFLDASIEQVIHTLRDAFILVALVVFVFLGDWRSTLIPILAVPVSLVGAFFVIKLFGLSINLVTLFALVLAIGIVVDDAIVVVEAVHAKMEEKHLSPYKAVREVMGEISGAIIAITLVMVSVFIPISFMTGPVGTFYRQFSITMASSIVISALIALTLTPVLSAMLLKNNHGKEKKQNWFTRFIDKFNQGFEKLTGKYVGVLRKIVSRRTVTWAILLIFCAGIYVENHFLPGGFIPSEDQGTIYAIIQTPPGSTLERTNAVSRKLQKICEEIDGVESVSSLAGYEIMTEGRGSNAGTCLINLKPWSQREHSVTKIMEELEEETKGLGAVIEFFEPPAIPGFGSSGGFSLRLLDKNTTTDYHEFDKINKEFMENLGKRKELTGIFTFFAANYPQYELVFDNQAAMQKGVSLGKAMDNLNIMIGSTYEQGFIRFNQFFKVYVQSAPEFRRLPSDILNMYVKNEEGEMVPYSSFMKLKKTQGPNEITRFNLYNSAAIRGLPAPGYTTADAIKAIKETAVKTLPHGYDIAWEGLSYDEARRGNESVYIFLVVLVFVYLVLAAQYESFIIPLAVILSLPVGIFGSFFMLKAMGLANDIYAQVGLIMLVGLLGKNAVLIVEFAVQRRQQGVSIYEAAIEGARMRFRPILMTSFAFIAGMVPLVFASGAGAIGNHTIGSSALGGMFFGTVFGVIVIPGLYYIFGKLADGRKIIKNEEEGPLTEEFFEHEE from the coding sequence ATGTTTAGTAAAATCATACATAGACCGGTCTTTGCGATTGTAATTTCGGTCATAATAGTCTTTATAGGTACACTGGCAATTAAACAGTTACCTACATCACAATTCCCGGATATTGCACCGACAACCGTACAGGTTACCATTGCTTATCCCGGAGCAAGTGCCGACGTACTTGTAAAATCAAGTTTGATTACGTTAGAGAATGCCATAAACGGTGTACAAGGAATGCGTTATATAGCTGCCGATGCCACCAGTGCCGGTGAAGCAACAATTAATGTGATTTTTGAACCTGGGACAGATCCTAACGTTGCCGTTGTTTTGGTAAAAACAAGGGTAGATCAGGTAATGCCACTATTACCGGAATTGGTACAGAAAGAAGGGGTAGTGGTAATGCCCGTTCAGCCCAGTATGTTGATGTATGTCAACCTGTATAGTACCAATAAGAGTATGGATGAAAAATTCCTGTACAATTACGCAACGGTAAACATGATCCCTGAAATTAACAGGGTTCCCGGTATTGCACGTGCTAAAATATTAGGTAGCCGTAGATATGCTATGCGTGTTTGGTTAAATCCGGAGCGTATGAGAGCATACGATATTTCTGTTGAGGAAGTAATGAAAGCGCTTAGTGAGCAAAGTTTCATCGGGAGACCCGGAAGGATCGGTCAAAGTTCCGGTATAGCAGCTCAGTCGTTAGAATATGTATTAACGTATCAAGGCCAATACAATACTCCGGAACAATATGAAAATATCATTGTAAAAGCGAATTCTGAAGGAGAAAGAGTTCATTTAAAGGACATTGCCAGTGTAGAATTAGGTAGTGAATTCTTCGATATTTATTCTAACTTAGACGGACATCCTTCAGCATCTATCGTGTTAAAGCAAAATTATGGTAGTAATGCCAGTGATGTAATTGAAAGTGTAAAATTGAAATTGGAGGAAATGAAGAAAAGTTTCCCTCCGGGAGTAGATTATAAAATCAGTTATGACGTATCACAATTCTTAGATGCTTCCATTGAACAGGTAATCCACACTTTACGTGATGCCTTTATCTTGGTAGCCTTGGTAGTATTTGTGTTCTTAGGAGACTGGCGTTCAACTTTGATCCCTATTTTAGCGGTTCCGGTATCACTTGTAGGAGCGTTTTTTGTGATTAAGCTTTTCGGATTGTCGATCAACTTAGTAACATTGTTTGCCCTTGTATTGGCTATCGGTATTGTGGTGGATGATGCCATTGTTGTGGTTGAGGCCGTCCATGCCAAGATGGAGGAAAAACATTTGTCACCATATAAAGCCGTGCGTGAAGTAATGGGTGAGATCAGTGGTGCTATTATCGCGATTACCTTAGTAATGGTATCTGTATTCATTCCTATTTCATTCATGACAGGTCCGGTAGGTACATTCTACCGTCAGTTCTCTATAACTATGGCCAGTTCAATTGTGATTTCAGCTTTAATTGCCTTAACGCTAACGCCGGTATTATCAGCAATGTTGTTGAAAAATAACCATGGAAAAGAAAAGAAACAAAACTGGTTCACCCGATTCATTGATAAATTCAATCAAGGTTTTGAAAAATTAACCGGGAAATATGTAGGTGTACTTAGAAAGATTGTGAGCAGAAGAACTGTAACCTGGGCGATCTTATTAATTTTCTGTGCGGGTATTTATGTTGAAAATCATTTCTTACCGGGCGGATTTATTCCAAGTGAAGATCAGGGAACTATTTATGCTATTATTCAAACACCACCGGGATCCACTTTGGAACGAACAAATGCGGTTTCAAGAAAATTACAAAAAATATGTGAGGAAATTGACGGAGTAGAATCGGTTTCATCATTAGCAGGTTATGAGATTATGACAGAAGGTAGGGGATCAAATGCCGGTACGTGTTTGATCAACCTTAAACCTTGGTCTCAAAGAGAGCATTCCGTAACGAAAATAATGGAAGAATTAGAAGAAGAGACCAAAGGACTCGGAGCCGTTATCGAATTCTTTGAACCGCCTGCAATTCCGGGATTTGGTTCGTCAGGTGGTTTCTCTTTACGTTTATTAGATAAAAATACGACTACAGATTATCATGAATTCGATAAAATAAATAAAGAGTTCATGGAAAACTTAGGTAAGAGAAAAGAGTTGACCGGTATCTTTACGTTTTTTGCGGCCAACTATCCTCAATACGAATTGGTATTTGATAATCAGGCAGCTATGCAGAAAGGTGTTTCTTTAGGTAAAGCAATGGACAATCTTAATATCATGATCGGTAGTACCTATGAACAAGGATTTATTCGTTTCAACCAGTTCTTCAAAGTATATGTTCAGTCAGCACCGGAATTCAGAAGACTTCCATCTGATATATTGAATATGTATGTGAAAAATGAAGAAGGAGAAATGGTTCCTTATTCGTCTTTCATGAAATTGAAAAAGACACAAGGACCAAATGAGATTACCCGATTTAACTTGTACAATTCTGCTGCTATCAGAGGACTTCCGGCACCAGGTTACACTACTGCTGATGCTATTAAAGCAATCAAGGAAACAGCAGTAAAAACATTACCGCACGGATATGATATTGCATGGGAAGGTTTGTCGTATGATGAAGCACGTAGAGGAAATGAATCAGTTTATATCTTCTTAGTAGTATTAGTCTTCGTATACTTGGTATTAGCAGCACAATACGAAAGTTTTATTATTCCTTTAGCTGTAATTCTGTCTTTACCGGTAGGTATTTTCGGTTCTTTCTTTATGCTTAAAGCAATGGGATTAGCGAATGATATTTATGCACAAGTAGGATTAATTATGTTGGTCGGATTACTCGGTAAAAATGCCGTGTTGATTGTAGAGTTTGCCGTTCAAAGGCGCCAACAAGGTGTTAGTATTTACGAAGCGGCAATTGAAGGAGCGCGTATGCGTTTCAGACCTATTTTGATGACCTCGTTTGCTTTTATCGCAGGTATGGTTCCTTTGGTATTTGCTTCAGGAGCAGGTGCGATCGGTAACCATACTATCGGTTCTTCTGCATTGGGTGGTATGTTTTTCGGTACGGTTTTCGGGGTAATAGTTATTCCGGGATTGTATTACATCTTCGGAAAATTAGCAGATGGTCGTAAGATCATCAAAAACGAAGAAGAAGGTCCTTTAACTGAAGAATTTTTTGAACATGAAGAATAA
- a CDS encoding META domain-containing protein, giving the protein MKHLKTLAFLILVTIFTESCSSTQKTADENIYGKTWELEYLSGPRIAFEGLFPNKKPMISFNKETQKVEGNAGCNGYSAGFTINGDAISFEEPGISTMMYCGEGEPFFLKTVKLVNKYKIDENGKLNLMIGDVSMMRFKEVK; this is encoded by the coding sequence ATGAAACATTTAAAAACACTGGCTTTTCTTATATTGGTCACGATCTTTACAGAATCCTGCTCTTCAACTCAAAAAACAGCAGATGAAAATATTTATGGAAAAACTTGGGAATTAGAGTATCTCTCCGGTCCACGAATCGCTTTTGAAGGGCTTTTTCCGAACAAAAAGCCAATGATTTCTTTTAATAAGGAAACTCAAAAAGTTGAAGGTAATGCCGGTTGTAACGGATATTCTGCCGGTTTTACGATAAATGGAGATGCTATTTCTTTTGAAGAACCCGGAATCTCAACCATGATGTATTGTGGTGAAGGAGAACCTTTTTTCCTGAAAACTGTAAAACTGGTAAATAAATATAAAATTGATGAAAACGGAAAGCTTAATTTGATGATCGGAGATGTTTCTATGATGCGATTTAAAGAAGTAAAATAA
- a CDS encoding META domain-containing protein: protein MRNLVFLIISCSMTIACNKVKSSDHTTKENVSKSPAVENKENNTDLTEGIYFTANGTEPFWKLKITDERITLITPEQTFVTPHTEPIKAADANVKSYKIHTESTELNIQIKHVECLNQASDKQSNYTVDIELKKGLDKDLTILKGCGDYITDYRLHDIWILEELNGKTIDRSDFKNEFPRIEINTKTNQFIGFTGCNQMNGSLFFEKGLLRFSQIMTTKMMCESGSKETEFLKALQSTTTYTIADNRLVLSNSDGSPLVFKKID from the coding sequence ATGAGAAATTTGGTCTTTCTGATTATAAGCTGTTCAATGACTATAGCCTGCAATAAGGTAAAGTCGTCAGACCATACAACAAAAGAAAACGTCAGTAAAAGCCCTGCTGTTGAAAACAAAGAAAATAATACAGATTTAACGGAAGGAATTTATTTTACAGCAAATGGTACAGAACCATTCTGGAAACTAAAAATCACCGATGAACGAATAACCCTGATAACTCCTGAACAGACTTTTGTAACGCCACACACCGAACCGATTAAAGCAGCAGATGCCAATGTAAAAAGTTATAAAATACATACCGAATCAACAGAATTAAACATTCAAATTAAACATGTTGAATGTCTGAACCAAGCATCAGATAAACAATCAAATTATACGGTTGATATTGAGCTTAAAAAAGGGCTCGACAAAGATCTTACAATTTTAAAAGGCTGCGGAGATTACATCACTGATTATCGTTTACACGATATTTGGATCCTGGAAGAATTGAATGGGAAAACAATAGATAGATCCGACTTTAAAAATGAATTTCCTAGAATTGAAATCAATACAAAGACAAATCAATTTATAGGATTTACAGGATGCAATCAAATGAACGGTAGTTTGTTCTTCGAAAAAGGACTCCTTCGATTTTCTCAAATCATGACGACAAAAATGATGTGCGAATCCGGTAGTAAAGAAACCGAATTTTTAAAAGCATTACAAAGTACAACAACCTATACTATTGCTGATAACAGGCTTGTACTTTCTAATTCGGATGGATCTCCTTTAGTTTTTAAAAAAATAGACTGA
- a CDS encoding DUF2306 domain-containing protein: MEQVVKILIYIHASLGGVALITGLVAILTPKGQTAHKKSGSVFFYAMLASVIISMFVALSPNHHNPFLFAIGIFSLYFILTGFRALKFKKQNTNLTVDRWISVTMIITGVLMILLPVIVAKNSNIILTVFGAFGILFSVKDLILYKKPKQLRKSWLRLHLSKMLGGYIAATTAFVVVNQFFPSFYGWFIPGIIGGFIIAYWNRKITKKA; this comes from the coding sequence ATGGAACAAGTAGTTAAAATTTTAATTTACATTCACGCTTCGTTAGGAGGCGTTGCACTAATAACGGGATTGGTTGCTATCCTTACCCCAAAAGGACAAACCGCTCATAAAAAATCAGGATCAGTCTTTTTCTATGCCATGCTGGCATCTGTAATTATTTCTATGTTTGTTGCCCTTTCTCCTAATCATCACAATCCGTTTTTATTTGCTATAGGTATTTTTAGTTTGTACTTTATCTTAACAGGATTCCGAGCCTTAAAATTCAAAAAACAAAATACTAATTTAACTGTCGATCGATGGATTTCGGTAACTATGATCATTACCGGAGTTTTAATGATCTTACTACCTGTTATAGTAGCTAAAAATAGCAACATTATACTTACCGTTTTCGGCGCTTTCGGAATACTATTTTCTGTAAAAGACCTTATTTTATATAAAAAACCAAAGCAATTAAGAAAAAGCTGGCTCAGATTGCATTTAAGTAAAATGTTAGGTGGCTATATAGCGGCTACAACTGCATTTGTTGTGGTTAATCAATTTTTTCCAAGTTTTTACGGTTGGTTTATTCCGGGAATTATAGGCGGATTTATTATTGCATATTGGAACAGAAAAATCACTAAAAAAGCATAA
- a CDS encoding inorganic phosphate transporter: protein MSELFTPLTVPFLLAMFLAINMGGSGTSPAFAAAYGANVIQRTLIPGLFGIMVLCGALIAGKEVSLTLGKGLLEQSFFTPLNTSVILLSISLSLLLANVIGVPQSTSQATVLAISGAATALSGLNTQKLFYEIIPTWVILPIVSFAIMYISSKWIFPLLKAKIFTENYSHLREHKILKILLLLASMYVAFSIGANNVANAAAPIASLAVNEMTKEAQTFLPITILSVLVVAPCFAIGSSLLGHKVTQKTGKEIVKVSPFQAMVLSLIVASLLLLASVTSGIPTSLVQLNGAAFIALSVNTNGIKNTLKNKTVKQFFFIWIIAPFFAYLLSYSLILLLK, encoded by the coding sequence ATGTCAGAACTATTTACTCCCCTAACCGTTCCGTTCCTTTTAGCCATGTTCTTAGCGATCAATATGGGAGGTAGCGGAACTTCACCTGCTTTTGCAGCAGCTTACGGAGCCAATGTTATCCAGCGTACCTTAATTCCTGGTTTGTTCGGAATCATGGTACTTTGCGGAGCCTTAATTGCCGGAAAAGAAGTATCACTAACCTTAGGAAAAGGACTGTTGGAACAATCTTTTTTCACACCATTGAATACTTCCGTGATATTGCTTTCCATTAGCTTATCATTACTTTTGGCTAATGTAATAGGCGTTCCCCAATCCACAAGTCAGGCAACGGTATTAGCTATTTCGGGGGCTGCGACGGCCTTAAGCGGATTGAATACACAAAAACTATTTTATGAAATTATACCTACCTGGGTCATTTTACCTATCGTATCTTTTGCTATCATGTATATTTCATCGAAATGGATTTTCCCTTTACTGAAAGCAAAAATTTTTACTGAAAATTATTCCCATCTGAGAGAACACAAAATATTAAAAATCTTATTACTGTTGGCCTCTATGTATGTTGCCTTTTCTATCGGAGCCAATAACGTTGCTAATGCTGCTGCTCCCATTGCTTCATTAGCTGTAAATGAAATGACTAAAGAAGCTCAAACCTTTTTACCGATTACGATCTTATCCGTATTGGTCGTTGCTCCCTGTTTTGCCATAGGAAGTTCTCTCTTAGGTCATAAAGTGACACAAAAGACAGGCAAAGAAATCGTTAAGGTCAGTCCTTTTCAGGCAATGGTACTATCATTAATAGTTGCCAGTTTGCTACTTTTAGCTTCTGTTACTTCCGGTATTCCTACTTCTTTAGTGCAACTAAACGGAGCGGCCTTTATAGCATTGAGTGTCAATACTAACGGAATCAAAAATACCTTAAAGAATAAAACTGTTAAACAGTTCTTCTTTATTTGGATCATAGCTCCCTTTTTTGCCTATTTATTAAGTTACAGTTTAATATTGCTTTTAAAATAA
- a CDS encoding YoaK family protein, which produces MFRHQGKSRTFKHNLRIATILSFVAGIVNVSGFLAIKQLTTNVTGHFALFINDFAHFKFWVGTVYLLYILSFLLGSFSANFLVEKYKGNTKINAYVIPTAIESFILIAIAVMSNYNFGITDNTIACLLLFAMGLQNSYVTKISNAVVRTTHLTGLFTDLGIELSQLFFPKSYPDRSKIKTTIALRVVIICGFFMGGLIGGFFFSEINLQLNTLLIAASVLLISMLYDPFKFKIITTKRKYHH; this is translated from the coding sequence ATGTTCAGGCATCAAGGTAAAAGCAGAACTTTCAAACACAATCTGCGAATCGCTACTATATTGTCTTTTGTTGCCGGAATTGTGAATGTCTCCGGCTTTTTAGCGATCAAGCAGCTTACAACAAATGTAACAGGACATTTTGCATTGTTTATCAATGATTTTGCACACTTTAAGTTTTGGGTGGGAACTGTTTACTTACTTTATATTTTATCTTTTTTATTAGGTTCCTTTAGTGCCAATTTTTTAGTTGAAAAATACAAAGGAAACACTAAGATCAACGCCTATGTAATTCCCACTGCTATAGAATCATTCATTTTAATTGCTATTGCCGTGATGAGTAACTATAATTTTGGCATAACAGACAACACGATCGCCTGCTTATTGCTTTTCGCTATGGGATTACAAAACTCCTACGTTACCAAAATTTCCAATGCCGTAGTCAGAACCACTCACTTAACAGGACTTTTTACGGATCTGGGTATCGAATTGTCTCAACTATTCTTCCCTAAATCATATCCCGACAGAAGTAAGATCAAAACAACAATAGCATTAAGAGTTGTTATCATCTGCGGATTTTTTATGGGAGGCTTGATCGGTGGTTTCTTTTTTTCAGAAATTAACCTGCAATTAAATACACTGCTTATAGCTGCTTCTGTATTATTAATAAGTATGTTATACGATCCTTTTAAGTTTAAAATAATCACAACCAAAAGAAAATATCATCATTAA
- a CDS encoding Pr6Pr family membrane protein produces MQKKIEFIGLGLGWFAIITQFILMIQNRQASIAESIIRFFSFFTILTNLLVTLFFTIKALNITTFKLFHKKETPTALTSFILIVGIVYTIVLRKIWDPKGLQLIVDELLHTVIPLYMFLYWLLYTHRSRLSLPKVFQWLLYPVCYISFILIRGTLSGFYPYPFLNVTTIGYQKTLLNIGIILVLILVTISILTLANNKRNNTNLKNNPL; encoded by the coding sequence ATGCAAAAGAAAATCGAATTTATAGGGCTTGGTCTCGGGTGGTTTGCAATTATTACCCAATTCATTTTAATGATTCAAAACAGGCAAGCCTCTATCGCTGAATCTATTATTCGGTTTTTCAGTTTTTTTACAATCTTGACCAATTTGCTGGTTACTCTTTTTTTTACGATAAAAGCATTAAACATTACTACATTTAAACTATTTCATAAAAAAGAAACCCCTACTGCATTAACCTCCTTTATCCTGATTGTTGGCATTGTTTATACAATAGTTTTGAGAAAAATTTGGGATCCCAAAGGCTTACAACTTATTGTTGATGAACTACTTCATACAGTAATCCCTTTGTACATGTTTTTATATTGGCTCCTATATACCCATCGAAGTAGACTCAGTTTACCAAAAGTATTTCAATGGTTACTATATCCTGTATGCTATATTTCATTTATTTTGATCAGAGGTACTTTGTCCGGGTTTTATCCCTACCCTTTTTTAAATGTTACTACTATCGGTTATCAAAAGACACTACTGAATATTGGCATCATTTTAGTATTGATACTGGTAACAATATCTATTCTGACATTAGCAAATAACAAAAGAAACAATACTAACCTAAAAAACAACCCGTTATGA
- a CDS encoding DUF2490 domain-containing protein yields MILIHDLNEIQFKNYFKHTPDMSLIYSGTAQKKVVTQQLLWSRYYLRLKFNENYQLHQELEERTYSFPWRQHQFVSRTQLERKLGKAWNTALGFTYFVQSLPQDPSVTNYHNQTELRPQFEIACLQKISEKLSLHHRYWLEFRYNEQSDHSFAFQNNRFRYKLELRYSPNDHFVLKAFDELHLNLNGGTQQNIFNQNRYGASIHYKANQNYGFELGYLNWFQQQNSGIDFYNRNIIRLTFHQSIDFTKHHNN; encoded by the coding sequence ATGATTTTAATCCATGACTTAAATGAAATCCAATTTAAAAATTACTTTAAGCATACTCCTGATATGTCTCTTATCTATTCGGGGACAGCCCAGAAAAAAGTAGTTACCCAACAACTCTTATGGTCACGCTATTACTTAAGATTAAAATTCAATGAAAACTATCAACTCCATCAGGAATTAGAGGAGAGAACTTATTCTTTTCCCTGGAGACAGCACCAATTCGTATCAAGAACTCAACTGGAACGGAAATTAGGTAAAGCTTGGAATACGGCACTGGGGTTTACATACTTCGTGCAATCACTTCCTCAAGATCCTTCCGTAACCAATTATCACAATCAAACAGAACTACGCCCACAGTTTGAAATAGCCTGTTTACAAAAAATATCTGAAAAATTAAGTTTACACCACCGTTACTGGCTGGAATTTCGCTATAACGAACAATCCGATCATTCCTTTGCTTTTCAAAATAACAGATTTCGTTACAAACTGGAATTAAGGTACTCTCCTAACGATCACTTCGTTCTCAAAGCATTTGATGAACTCCATCTGAATCTCAACGGAGGAACACAGCAAAATATCTTTAATCAAAACCGTTATGGAGCAAGCATTCACTATAAAGCAAACCAAAACTATGGATTTGAATTAGGTTACCTTAATTGGTTCCAGCAACAAAATTCCGGAATTGATTTTTACAACCGAAATATCATAAGGCTGACTTTCCATCAGTCAATAGATTTTACTAAACATCATAACAATTAA
- a CDS encoding Na(+)-translocating NADH-quinone reductase subunit F — protein sequence MKTTDRLDMALNKLYKAFHNDTLHPECCNQCAVGNILDHNDFWKNFAEQHGTLELNYWGRVHEQLGRKFNGYSPSELLLIEHTFLNACGYQLPLHYKHKRPDDPKNKDILFDGLSAVVSLLCQLDGISDVMDCSALFQYEKKNTAIKKSPTLQFI from the coding sequence ATGAAAACTACCGACAGATTGGATATGGCTCTAAATAAGCTTTACAAAGCTTTCCACAACGATACGTTGCATCCGGAATGTTGCAACCAATGTGCTGTCGGTAATATTTTAGATCATAACGATTTCTGGAAAAACTTTGCGGAACAGCATGGAACACTAGAACTGAATTATTGGGGTCGGGTACATGAACAATTAGGACGTAAATTCAACGGTTATTCTCCGTCTGAACTACTGTTAATTGAACATACTTTTTTAAATGCCTGCGGTTATCAGCTTCCTTTGCATTACAAACATAAACGTCCGGATGATCCGAAAAATAAAGACATCTTATTTGATGGACTGTCAGCTGTGGTTAGTTTACTATGCCAATTAGATGGTATCTCAGATGTTATGGACTGTTCTGCTCTGTTTCAGTATGAAAAGAAAAATACTGCAATAAAAAAATCTCCCACATTACAATTTATATAA